The Bacillus carboniphilus genome contains a region encoding:
- the ablB gene encoding putative beta-lysine N-acetyltransferase, with protein sequence MIKKQAEKKMLSSNSYGAMVTFDFFNERLKVDDYFGDCNRLALDLLKSAKEEKLNKIIVKTKQKHLPIWKKHFFHIEGVISNYFHGVDAYFVCHYLDENRMTSTSQFQQEQLLKEINEKSIMDASPLLDPSFHLREANEDDINSLVSLYQTVFKVYPTPLSNKQYLLESMRNGTFYYIVEKDNQIVSAASAEVNEQYHNAEITDCATLAHYRKHRLMRYILINIEKELMDKNIFCSYSIARASSFGMNAVLKQLGYQFGGVLYNNCFIYEDIENMSIWYKDLSSL encoded by the coding sequence ATGATTAAAAAACAAGCGGAAAAAAAGATGCTTTCATCAAACTCTTATGGGGCCATGGTTACGTTCGATTTTTTTAACGAAAGGCTAAAGGTGGATGATTATTTCGGAGATTGTAATCGTTTAGCATTAGATTTACTGAAAAGTGCAAAGGAAGAGAAACTGAATAAAATCATTGTCAAAACAAAGCAGAAACATTTACCGATTTGGAAAAAACATTTCTTTCATATAGAAGGGGTGATTTCAAACTATTTCCATGGGGTTGATGCTTATTTTGTTTGTCATTACCTTGATGAAAATCGAATGACTTCCACTAGTCAATTTCAACAAGAACAGTTGTTAAAAGAAATAAATGAAAAAAGTATAATGGATGCTAGTCCACTATTAGATCCCTCGTTTCATTTAAGAGAAGCGAATGAAGATGACATCAATTCGTTGGTCTCACTTTATCAAACTGTTTTTAAGGTGTATCCTACCCCTCTTTCAAATAAACAGTATTTATTGGAGTCTATGAGAAATGGAACTTTCTATTATATTGTAGAGAAGGACAATCAAATTGTAAGCGCTGCATCCGCTGAGGTCAACGAACAATACCATAATGCAGAAATAACCGATTGTGCAACATTAGCTCATTATCGAAAACATCGTCTTATGCGGTACATTTTAATAAACATTGAGAAGGAATTGATGGATAAGAACATTTTTTGTTCCTATTCTATAGCAAGGGCCTCATCTTTTGGAATGAATGCTGTTCTAAAACAATTAGGGTATCAATTTGGAGGGGTTCTTTATAATAACTGTTTTATTTATGAGGATATCGAAAATATGAGTATTTGGTATAAGGATTTGTCATCATTATGA
- the ablA gene encoding lysine 2,3-aminomutase, giving the protein MKQTLYKPERHWSEIELWKDVTDDQWNDWIWQLTNTIRSLEDLKKVVNLTPEEEEGVKISIKTIPLNITPYYAWLMNQDDPRCPIRMQSVPVSQEIMKTKYDMEDPLHEDEDSPVPGLTHRYPDRVLFLVTNQCSMYCRYCTRRRFSGQIGMGVPKKQLDGAIQYIKEHEEVRDVLISGGDGLLINDKILEYVLKNLRDIPHVEIIRIGTRAPVVFPQRITENLCNILKKYHPVWLNTHFNTSIEITEESKKACEMLADAGVPLGNQAVILAGINDSVPIMKKLMHDLVKIRVRPYYIYQCDLSEGIGHFRAPVSKGLEIIEGLRGHTSGYAVPTFVVDAPGGGGKISVQPNYIISQSASKVVLRNYEGVITSYPEPESYIPGLADDYFKKVYPDVEKKASNTGVAGLMNDQQASLTPEGMKRLQRREQYSEDPDHESLKDRRDKRDELIDKKYQSQMKKYQETNS; this is encoded by the coding sequence ATGAAACAAACTTTATATAAGCCAGAACGTCATTGGAGCGAAATTGAGTTATGGAAGGATGTCACAGATGATCAGTGGAACGATTGGATTTGGCAATTAACAAATACAATCCGTTCACTTGAAGATTTAAAAAAGGTTGTTAATTTAACTCCTGAGGAAGAAGAAGGAGTTAAAATATCTATTAAAACGATTCCATTAAACATTACTCCTTATTATGCTTGGTTAATGAACCAAGATGATCCTAGGTGTCCTATAAGAATGCAATCTGTTCCGGTTTCACAAGAAATCATGAAAACAAAATATGATATGGAAGATCCTCTGCACGAAGATGAAGATTCTCCTGTACCAGGACTGACTCATCGTTATCCTGATCGTGTCTTATTCCTCGTGACTAATCAATGCTCGATGTATTGCCGTTATTGTACAAGAAGACGTTTTTCAGGGCAAATTGGTATGGGTGTTCCAAAGAAACAACTAGATGGTGCCATTCAATATATTAAAGAGCATGAAGAGGTTCGAGATGTGCTCATTTCTGGAGGAGACGGTTTACTCATCAATGACAAAATTTTAGAATACGTCTTGAAAAATTTACGAGACATTCCCCATGTAGAAATCATCCGAATAGGCACAAGAGCTCCTGTTGTTTTTCCTCAAAGAATAACAGAGAATCTATGTAATATCTTAAAGAAATACCACCCAGTTTGGTTAAATACACATTTTAATACGTCAATCGAAATAACAGAGGAGTCTAAAAAGGCATGTGAAATGCTAGCAGATGCAGGAGTACCGTTAGGAAATCAGGCAGTAATTTTAGCGGGTATTAATGACAGCGTACCTATCATGAAAAAGCTTATGCATGATTTAGTGAAAATTCGTGTTCGCCCGTATTATATTTATCAATGTGATTTATCAGAGGGAATTGGTCATTTTAGAGCGCCTGTTTCTAAAGGGTTAGAGATTATTGAAGGATTGCGAGGGCACACTTCAGGATATGCAGTACCTACATTCGTCGTAGATGCACCTGGGGGAGGAGGAAAAATATCGGTACAACCTAACTATATCATTTCCCAAAGTGCGAGCAAGGTAGTTCTTAGAAATTATGAGGGGGTAATTACCTCTTATCCAGAACCAGAATCGTATATTCCAGGGCTTGCTGACGACTATTTTAAAAAGGTTTATCCTGATGTCGAAAAAAAAGCATCGAATACGGGGGTAGCAGGATTAATGAACGATCAGCAAGCTAGTTTAACTCCTGAAGGAATGAAACGATTGCAAAGGAGAGAGCAATACTCTGAGGATCCAGATCATGAATCTTTAAAAGATCGTCGTGACAAACGAGATGAATTGATTGATAAAAAGTACCAATCTCAAATGAAAAAATATCAGGAGACAAATTCATGA
- a CDS encoding YokU family protein, with translation MTVCVWCESKQAFEGHNRVFWELPDGSRAIQINGTPCISCPVCGMEYQTEEMVDKIEEQLFLIDTKELSSNISFDELMNQERLLKKNYFDFRS, from the coding sequence ATGACTGTTTGCGTATGGTGTGAAAGCAAGCAAGCTTTTGAAGGTCATAATCGTGTTTTTTGGGAGCTGCCCGACGGTTCAAGAGCGATCCAGATAAATGGAACGCCGTGTATTAGTTGTCCCGTATGTGGCATGGAATATCAAACTGAAGAAATGGTAGATAAGATAGAAGAGCAACTTTTTTTAATTGACACAAAGGAATTATCATCCAATATAAGCTTTGACGAGCTTATGAACCAAGAACGTTTACTCAAAAAAAACTATTTTGATTTTCGTTCGTAA
- a CDS encoding YozE family protein, protein MKSFYHFLMKFRHEGASDEISNFANNVYRDHSFPKSSTHYDELSRYLELNGDYLPNMTIFDSVWEKYLIEK, encoded by the coding sequence TTGAAGTCTTTTTACCATTTTTTAATGAAGTTTCGTCATGAAGGAGCAAGTGATGAAATTAGTAATTTTGCAAATAATGTTTACCGGGATCATAGCTTTCCAAAAAGTTCAACTCATTACGACGAACTGAGTCGTTACCTTGAATTAAACGGAGATTACTTACCTAACATGACCATTTTTGATTCAGTTTGGGAAAAATACTTAATAGAAAAATAG
- a CDS encoding YozD family protein, with amino-acid sequence MGELEITIDTEEIAHYLFNQLVQRGYAPQQEEVDEVADVLFDYLIEKCVIDEEI; translated from the coding sequence ATGGGGGAGTTAGAAATCACAATTGATACAGAAGAAATAGCCCATTACTTATTCAATCAACTTGTTCAAAGAGGGTATGCTCCACAGCAAGAAGAAGTTGATGAAGTAGCAGATGTATTATTTGATTATTTGATTGAAAAATGTGTGATTGATGAAGAGATTTAG
- a CDS encoding DUF2515 family protein — translation MSYLVLPFVNTIWEHYWTYHNSQLLTVGLIINEQQLIEQNIIRNSVFQKRVLENIAFLIQDHLGLTKIIIPYKKSRLFTYRIIGYPVQFFDQVDNRISLGKIIYQLLFSRKSFKGAYQFCINKEHTGSRSDYWPKLNKNHPTLQKAWKPVVHTFLHKKEWYTDDTSIKKEVLFTLPVAKRMDLSLKIISSTYQTKVLNFLQSSIYKKAKDL, via the coding sequence ATCAGTTATCTTGTTCTCCCCTTCGTAAACACCATTTGGGAGCACTATTGGACTTATCATAACAGCCAACTTTTAACAGTTGGTTTAATTATAAACGAGCAACAACTAATTGAACAAAATATTATTCGTAACTCTGTCTTTCAAAAGAGAGTCCTTGAAAATATTGCTTTCCTTATTCAAGATCATTTAGGACTTACTAAAATCATAATTCCATATAAAAAAAGCAGACTTTTTACTTATCGAATAATTGGATATCCTGTTCAATTTTTTGATCAAGTTGATAACCGAATTTCTTTGGGCAAGATCATTTATCAACTCCTTTTTTCTAGGAAATCATTTAAAGGCGCTTATCAGTTTTGCATAAATAAAGAACATACAGGTTCTCGTTCTGACTACTGGCCAAAATTAAATAAGAACCACCCAACTCTTCAAAAAGCATGGAAACCTGTTGTTCATACCTTTCTCCATAAAAAAGAGTGGTATACAGACGACACATCCATCAAAAAAGAAGTGCTTTTCACACTCCCAGTTGCAAAACGTATGGATCTTTCATTAAAAATAATTTCATCAACATATCAAACAAAAGTCCTCAATTTCTTGCAAAGCTCAATTTATAAAAAGGCAAAAGATTTATGA
- a CDS encoding DUF2515 family protein: MASNKSYLSLREQEHLLSLLKKQKKMIPEIITTYEKKLLINIKKKTLQKNKDNLSRTSAYFDFYNNHKEIHWSFLAHLVSRNGGYAMCDLKTKWIENILTNRQQEHFFSFLEAANSWIFQDAYPQLLLYEESKRIKRPLFFLLNQLSCSPLRKHHLGALLDLS; encoded by the coding sequence ATGGCTTCAAACAAATCCTACCTTTCTTTAAGAGAACAAGAGCATCTTCTGAGTTTACTAAAAAAACAAAAAAAGATGATTCCCGAGATTATCACTACTTATGAAAAAAAACTCTTGATCAATATAAAAAAGAAAACACTACAAAAAAACAAAGATAACTTGTCGCGAACATCCGCTTATTTCGACTTTTATAACAATCATAAAGAAATTCATTGGTCTTTTTTAGCTCACCTTGTCTCTCGGAATGGAGGTTATGCCATGTGCGACCTCAAAACAAAATGGATTGAAAATATATTAACAAATCGGCAGCAAGAACATTTCTTTTCATTTCTTGAAGCTGCAAATAGCTGGATCTTTCAAGATGCTTATCCTCAATTACTCCTATATGAGGAAAGCAAACGTATAAAACGCCCCTTATTCTTTTTATTAAATCAGTTATCTTGTTCTCCCCTTCGTAAACACCATTTGGGAGCACTATTGGACTTATCATAA
- a CDS encoding serine/threonine protein kinase: MERPQKAGTMIKHYEIKQCIGMGSYGIAYQAFDHEKNRLVCLKETRRFRRDVQKVHRSFTRECEMLQMIDVDSFPKVYDFFLDKERSYLVLQLMNGKTFEHMIFNEKVLIEEQQAFYYLLQVSKVVQIFHNQGIVHRDLRIPNILWDGSNVRIIDFGLARYNYEKDHRINTYSEDKKLMRQISYRSDLFALGHFVLFLLYSSYVPTSKKQKSWEEELDISGDSRYIIRKLLLLDEPFEHISELISTLVNLDRGSRNVFF, translated from the coding sequence TTGGAACGACCTCAGAAAGCAGGAACGATGATTAAACATTATGAAATAAAACAATGCATTGGGATGGGGAGCTACGGAATAGCTTATCAAGCATTTGACCATGAGAAAAATAGGTTGGTTTGTTTGAAAGAAACAAGACGTTTCCGTCGAGATGTTCAAAAAGTACACCGTTCATTTACGCGAGAATGTGAAATGTTACAAATGATTGATGTTGACAGCTTTCCGAAAGTTTATGATTTCTTTTTAGATAAAGAAAGATCGTACCTTGTTTTACAATTAATGAATGGAAAAACATTTGAACATATGATCTTTAATGAAAAAGTGCTCATTGAGGAACAACAAGCTTTCTATTATTTACTCCAAGTATCAAAGGTTGTTCAAATCTTTCATAACCAAGGTATTGTACATCGTGATTTAAGAATCCCTAATATTTTGTGGGATGGGTCAAATGTAAGAATAATTGACTTTGGATTAGCAAGATATAACTATGAAAAAGATCATCGAATAAACACATATTCAGAAGATAAAAAGCTGATGAGACAGATTTCCTATAGAAGTGATTTGTTTGCATTAGGTCATTTCGTCTTATTTCTTCTCTATTCTTCTTATGTCCCAACTTCTAAAAAACAAAAAAGTTGGGAAGAAGAGCTGGATATATCAGGTGATTCCCGTTATATTATACGTAAGCTGTTACTACTTGATGAACCTTTTGAACATATAAGTGAATTAATTTCCACACTAGTAAATTTGGACAGGGGGAGTAGAAATGTCTTTTTTTAA
- a CDS encoding sporulation protein has translation MSFFNKMLATIGIGSAKVDTKLKKGTLAQGEKIEGVVEITGGSIEQQIDEIYLTLITNYIKEVDDKKFTEHAVISKVKINEPFVITANETKSIPFSFMLPYDTPITIGKTRVWINTGLDIKGAVDPSDKDYVKVVPNPLMNAVLNSIEEIGFSLREIENEVASYRLRKRLPFVQEFEFYPTRGEFRGRLDELEVVFFQKNDREIDILMEIDRKARGLAGLLSEALETDETHIKLTVTSNDLDFLTEKISQIIRSYS, from the coding sequence ATGTCTTTTTTTAATAAAATGTTAGCTACGATTGGAATCGGATCTGCAAAGGTGGATACGAAATTGAAGAAAGGAACCCTTGCACAAGGAGAAAAGATCGAAGGAGTTGTTGAAATAACTGGAGGTAGTATCGAACAGCAAATAGACGAGATCTATTTGACTTTGATAACAAACTACATAAAAGAGGTTGATGATAAAAAGTTTACAGAACATGCTGTTATTTCAAAAGTGAAGATTAATGAGCCATTTGTAATAACAGCCAATGAAACGAAATCCATTCCTTTTTCTTTTATGTTACCTTATGATACGCCAATTACCATTGGTAAAACGCGGGTATGGATTAATACTGGATTAGATATTAAGGGTGCCGTAGATCCATCTGATAAGGACTATGTAAAGGTCGTTCCCAATCCATTAATGAATGCTGTTTTAAACAGTATTGAAGAGATTGGATTCAGTCTTCGTGAGATTGAAAATGAAGTCGCTTCCTATCGATTAAGAAAACGTCTACCTTTTGTTCAAGAATTTGAATTTTATCCAACTAGAGGTGAATTTAGAGGTAGACTAGATGAGTTAGAGGTAGTATTTTTTCAGAAAAATGATAGAGAGATAGATATTTTAATGGAAATTGATCGTAAAGCACGAGGTCTTGCAGGTTTATTGTCAGAAGCCTTAGAGACGGATGAAACCCATATCAAGCTCACAGTAACGAGTAATGATTTAGACTTTTTAACAGAAAAGATATCACAAATCATTAGGAGTTATAGTTGA
- a CDS encoding YodL domain-containing protein, producing the protein MIFLSKVQVTLYDLTIFQTEEFGKDKGYQQVYRLKLEGKNHLDVLNKVFQKFNVPDRMPSDFNARYIGTGDIILIDEARGGKHYYKLFPGGWRKINRIHVR; encoded by the coding sequence ATGATTTTTCTGTCCAAGGTTCAGGTGACGTTATATGATCTTACAATATTTCAGACAGAGGAATTTGGTAAAGATAAAGGGTATCAACAAGTGTATCGGTTAAAATTAGAAGGGAAAAACCATTTGGATGTATTAAATAAAGTATTTCAAAAGTTTAATGTACCTGATAGAATGCCAAGCGATTTTAATGCAAGATATATAGGGACAGGGGACATCATTTTAATAGACGAAGCAAGGGGAGGGAAACATTATTATAAATTGTTTCCCGGTGGATGGAGAAAGATAAATCGCATACACGTTAGGTGA
- a CDS encoding class I SAM-dependent methyltransferase: MSNDYINMLANLAVHSAHPGGIALTKYAIEQVPLSIADKILDIGCGTGASSILLSNLGMEVVGVDHHPKMIEKANLLKKQQDSDATFLCEDITNLSFQDESFDCLLIESVLTFTPLKSSLNELSRVLKPKGWLIAIELTVKQTLTKDEKDELVAFYGFNEFYRNEEWVTLLKNSGYEVLVNENGEEIELSFEDAFSDVELGIGDSHSYETLNKHLLLTDKFQSKLGYRLFICQK; encoded by the coding sequence ATGTCCAATGACTATATTAATATGTTAGCAAACCTTGCTGTTCACAGTGCTCATCCTGGTGGAATTGCACTTACAAAATACGCTATTGAGCAGGTTCCCTTATCAATTGCAGATAAAATATTAGATATTGGCTGTGGGACAGGTGCATCATCCATTTTATTGAGTAACTTAGGTATGGAAGTTGTGGGGGTTGATCATCATCCAAAAATGATTGAAAAGGCCAACCTCCTAAAAAAACAGCAGGATTCTGATGCTACATTTCTATGTGAAGATATTACTAATTTGTCATTTCAGGACGAAAGCTTTGACTGTCTTTTAATAGAGTCTGTACTTACTTTTACTCCTTTAAAGTCATCCTTGAATGAGCTAAGTCGAGTACTTAAGCCTAAAGGATGGTTAATTGCTATTGAATTAACGGTTAAACAAACCTTAACTAAAGATGAAAAAGATGAATTAGTGGCTTTCTACGGTTTTAATGAATTTTACAGAAATGAAGAGTGGGTTACGCTATTGAAAAATAGTGGTTACGAAGTGTTAGTAAATGAAAATGGCGAAGAAATCGAACTCTCCTTTGAAGATGCTTTTTCAGATGTCGAATTAGGAATTGGGGATAGCCATTCATATGAAACATTAAATAAGCATCTACTATTGACAGATAAGTTTCAATCTAAGCTAGGCTATCGTCTATTTATTTGTCAAAAATAA
- a CDS encoding nitroreductase family protein yields the protein MEKTVQDFFAVINERTSIRNYDPTIEIEKSELTNILDDATKAPSAWNLQHWNFMVFHSDEAKKNLLPIAFNQEQIVDSSAVIAILGDLEANKNIDSVYTPLVKAGYVEKEIIDNLSKQINGAYLREQYPRDAAMSNASLAAMQLMLSAKARGWDTCAIGGFDPEKLMSEFNISDRFVPVMLISVGKALKPSHQSTRLEVEKVTTWK from the coding sequence ATGGAAAAAACAGTACAAGACTTTTTTGCAGTAATTAATGAACGAACTTCTATCAGAAATTATGATCCAACGATAGAGATAGAGAAAAGTGAATTGACCAATATTCTTGATGATGCAACCAAAGCTCCATCAGCGTGGAACTTACAACATTGGAACTTCATGGTCTTTCATTCTGATGAAGCGAAAAAGAACTTACTACCGATTGCCTTTAACCAAGAGCAAATTGTTGATTCTTCTGCAGTAATTGCCATCCTAGGTGATTTAGAAGCAAACAAAAACATTGATAGCGTATATACTCCACTTGTAAAAGCTGGATATGTTGAAAAAGAGATTATAGACAATTTATCAAAACAAATTAATGGAGCTTACCTTCGCGAACAATACCCTAGAGATGCTGCGATGAGTAATGCTTCTCTAGCAGCTATGCAGTTGATGCTTTCAGCTAAAGCAAGAGGATGGGATACTTGTGCAATCGGAGGTTTTGATCCAGAAAAGCTTATGAGTGAATTTAACATCTCTGATCGTTTTGTACCTGTTATGTTAATCTCGGTTGGAAAAGCGTTAAAACCTTCTCACCAAAGCACCCGCCTTGAAGTAGAAAAAGTAACTACCTGGAAGTAA
- a CDS encoding winged helix-turn-helix transcriptional regulator: MANDNKVICPTIECAFSLLGKRWVGLIIHVLLEEPKRFKDLTTIIPTISQKMLADRLKELESHGIVVRKVYPETPVKIEYELTERGKALKPVMKEIKLWSNKYMLNSDGVED, from the coding sequence TTGGCGAATGATAATAAAGTAATTTGTCCTACAATAGAGTGTGCATTTAGCCTGTTAGGGAAAAGATGGGTAGGTTTAATTATTCATGTCTTATTAGAGGAACCTAAACGGTTTAAAGACCTAACTACTATTATTCCAACAATAAGTCAAAAAATGCTTGCTGACAGGTTAAAGGAGTTAGAAAGTCATGGTATAGTAGTTCGAAAAGTATATCCGGAAACGCCAGTGAAAATCGAATACGAGCTTACTGAAAGGGGCAAAGCGTTAAAACCAGTAATGAAGGAAATTAAGCTTTGGTCTAATAAATATATGTTAAATAGCGATGGTGTGGAAGATTAA
- a CDS encoding spore gernimation protein GerT: MKNPWDQFFPFEGKNNFTDMLNNMDPNDVENYVQQIMKKVFGENQFSDQFPFNSGTFNPIVNNSQTRSSKIEIFNMKDHIYVKVPLNVERANHLKIQHSSYELILHNYPDEGETTTQILPSAVRRKGTKVSREENHIEIRFIKRDDIDYTEIEIAPQD, translated from the coding sequence ATGAAAAATCCATGGGATCAATTTTTCCCCTTTGAGGGAAAGAATAACTTTACGGATATGCTTAATAATATGGATCCTAATGATGTGGAAAATTATGTACAACAAATAATGAAAAAAGTTTTTGGAGAGAATCAGTTTTCTGACCAATTTCCATTTAACTCTGGTACGTTTAATCCAATTGTTAACAATTCGCAGACTCGCTCTTCAAAAATTGAAATCTTTAATATGAAGGATCATATTTATGTTAAAGTTCCTTTAAATGTAGAACGAGCAAACCATTTGAAAATTCAACATTCGAGCTATGAACTCATCCTTCATAATTATCCAGACGAAGGAGAAACAACAACACAAATATTGCCAAGTGCAGTAAGACGAAAAGGAACGAAAGTAAGTCGAGAAGAAAACCACATCGAAATTCGCTTTATTAAACGAGATGATATTGATTATACAGAGATCGAAATCGCTCCACAAGATTAA
- the rarD gene encoding EamA family transporter RarD — MNGKGVTTAFFAYVFWGFLPVYWKLLDGVVSEEILAHRIIWSFVFVMLLISLTSGYSSLKHTIRQLRSNGRMTLLLLLSSIFISLNWFVYIWAVNHNQVLATSLGYYINPLISVGLGFLFLRERMTKVQSFAVGVAAVGVGFFTVSYGEVPWVSLLLALSFGFYALTKKLTKLSTLQGLLLETFFVVPIAIVYEGYSIVYQQSSFYPISLNDTLLLIGGGIVTAIPLLLFSKGAQTIPLYMIGILQYTAPTIAFLLGIFVYNEPFTKIELVTFSLIWIAVVVFLTSQFREIRKVKLTKEVVQKV, encoded by the coding sequence ATGAATGGAAAAGGTGTGACGACTGCTTTTTTTGCTTATGTCTTTTGGGGGTTTTTACCTGTATATTGGAAACTTCTTGACGGCGTTGTTTCAGAAGAAATATTAGCCCATCGAATTATTTGGTCCTTTGTGTTTGTTATGCTTTTAATATCGTTAACGAGCGGCTATTCATCGCTTAAACACACAATACGGCAATTACGATCAAATGGTAGAATGACTTTGTTATTGCTCTTATCATCTATATTTATTAGTTTAAATTGGTTTGTATACATATGGGCTGTAAATCATAATCAAGTTTTAGCCACTAGTTTAGGCTATTACATTAATCCTCTCATAAGTGTAGGATTAGGGTTTCTTTTTTTGAGAGAAAGGATGACGAAAGTCCAATCGTTTGCAGTTGGAGTGGCTGCAGTTGGAGTTGGCTTCTTCACTGTGTCATATGGGGAGGTTCCTTGGGTATCCTTATTACTAGCATTATCTTTTGGTTTTTATGCTTTAACAAAAAAATTGACGAAATTATCAACGCTGCAGGGGTTATTACTTGAAACGTTTTTTGTAGTTCCTATTGCCATTGTATATGAAGGTTACTCGATTGTTTATCAACAAAGCTCATTTTATCCCATTTCCTTAAATGATACACTGCTTTTAATAGGAGGAGGAATTGTAACGGCTATCCCATTGCTGCTTTTTTCTAAAGGAGCACAAACGATCCCTTTATATATGATTGGTATTTTACAATACACAGCTCCTACAATTGCTTTCTTACTAGGCATTTTTGTTTACAACGAACCGTTCACAAAGATTGAGCTTGTGACTTTTTCTTTAATATGGATAGCAGTGGTAGTATTCTTGACTAGTCAATTTAGAGAGATTCGAAAAGTGAAGCTTACAAAAGAGGTTGTTCAAAAAGTATGA
- a CDS encoding YojF family protein, giving the protein MEQIQSEELQTKISTYINKEVYVHLETTTGAYHNHQNEENMTVVAFIRNVKVFVQHVKVKGSGPYRVGLKMNDGWVYAEGLTHWTIEKNQLLMAGLDKEGRLAIGLQLSETPFE; this is encoded by the coding sequence ATGGAACAAATTCAATCTGAAGAGCTTCAAACAAAGATTAGCACCTATATAAACAAAGAAGTTTATGTTCATTTAGAAACGACGACTGGTGCTTATCATAATCATCAAAATGAAGAGAATATGACTGTAGTTGCTTTTATTCGAAATGTGAAGGTTTTCGTACAACATGTAAAAGTAAAAGGGTCAGGTCCATATAGAGTAGGACTAAAAATGAATGATGGGTGGGTCTATGCAGAAGGGTTAACTCATTGGACGATCGAAAAAAATCAATTGCTAATGGCTGGATTAGATAAAGAAGGCCGTCTTGCGATTGGATTGCAATTAAGCGAAACACCGTTTGAATAA
- the bshB2 gene encoding bacillithiol biosynthesis deacetylase BshB2 translates to MKENVLVILPHPDDEAFGVAGFITKKRKKGVPVTYACLTLGEMGRNFGKPPKANRETLKDLRKEELLKVAKILDLTELKMLGYRDKTIEFEDEDRLVNDLKTIIQQVNPTLVITFYPQFAIHPDHDATGEAVVKAVKQLPRENRPLLYGIAITRDTFDKLGYPDVVIDTNEELDVKIAALKAHQSQTETFLKPYMEKMKNGKIPRWFREEAFYVIDVE, encoded by the coding sequence ATGAAGGAGAATGTACTTGTCATTTTACCCCATCCTGATGATGAAGCGTTTGGTGTTGCAGGGTTTATTACAAAGAAAAGGAAAAAAGGAGTTCCTGTAACGTATGCTTGTTTAACTTTAGGAGAAATGGGCCGTAACTTCGGGAAACCTCCTAAAGCAAATAGAGAAACGTTGAAAGATCTTCGGAAAGAAGAGCTTTTAAAGGTTGCAAAAATCTTAGATCTTACAGAACTGAAAATGCTTGGTTATCGTGACAAAACCATCGAATTTGAGGATGAAGATCGACTCGTTAATGACTTGAAAACCATTATCCAACAAGTGAACCCTACGTTGGTGATAACATTTTACCCGCAGTTTGCAATTCATCCTGATCACGATGCCACTGGTGAAGCAGTGGTAAAAGCGGTAAAGCAATTACCTAGAGAGAATCGTCCATTACTGTATGGAATTGCCATTACAAGAGATACATTTGACAAGCTTGGCTATCCTGATGTTGTAATTGATACAAATGAGGAGCTTGATGTTAAAATTGCTGCTCTAAAAGCCCATCAATCACAAACTGAGACTTTTTTAAAGCCTTATATGGAGAAGATGAAAAATGGAAAGATTCCTCGTTGGTTCAGAGAAGAAGCCTTTTATGTGATTGATGTAGAATAA